GCTCATTTTTTAAGCTATTTCCCTAACGATTATTTATTTGCTTAAGCTTGGCTTAAAGCCTCGTCTAGGAATCCGGTAATCGCTAGCCATAGAACTTTGGCAAGACAGGGCTAGCATACCGTATCAGAGATCTCTTGTCCGTAAGGGCGGGACATTCTGCCGGTAGTCGACCCAGCTGCCTTGCTGGAGGACTCCTCGGCAGGCCGTCTGGCAGCCAGCGGTGCTAAGGGGGATGATTCCCCGAGTTAGCCACAGCTTTGGCCCCAGAGAAGAGCCGGGAGGCATTAGCCCAGGGCCTAGGGATCGAGGCGCCGGATGATCACCAGAGTCTTGAAGTAGTCTTCCATGCGGTCTTGGTCCCGGAAGAGCCGGGCGGCTTGCCAGAGATCGCGAATGCCCTCTGGATCGCCACTGCGATAACGGGCCACCCCACGACTGCCATAGGCACTGGCCAACTCGGGATCTAGCTCAATGGCCTGATCGAAATCGGCAATGGCCGCCTCATAATCCTTGAGCACGGCATAAACCCCACCGCGCCCCACGTAGGCGGCTGCATAGTTGGGGTCGGCGCCAATGGCTTCGGTATACAGTGCGATCGCACTATCGGGCTCACCGCCACGAAACGCCGCCTGGCCCTGCTCAAATAAATCCTCGGCCAAGTTCTCATTGGTTTGCCCCAAAGACGCAGGCACACTACAGGCCAACAGCGGCAAACTGACTAAAAATGCCATCCAAATACGCATGATTTTCTGCTCGAGTGGGCTGCATTGAGAAGAAACCTGACCACACGGGCAATAGGGATCTGAATCTAAGCCATCCCCCAGGTAACAGTCCCCGGATATCGCCACTGCCACCACCCTGTTGACAGCGGTTGGCCAGCAACTACCCTCGCCATTGAGGCCCATCTGTATTGCCTGGCCATGGTCTAAGTCATCCCCTGCTCTCAAGGTAAGTCATTTTTCAAGAACTGGGGCCTCTGTCGCTACTTTCTCAGGCTTCTCAGGACTTTCTCAGAGAACACTTACTTAGCCATCAGCGGCAACTCAGCTGCAGAGGCGCCAATAGATAATAGATGTTGGCCAAATGGTCTAGCATCTACCAGCTCATGTCTTGACAGACGAGTACCACACCTCAAAATTCTGGATCCCCTGGTCTACGACCCAGGGGATTTTTGTGGGCCTCTCCCTCCGCCTTGGCAGCTCCTTGAGCAGACAACCTAGCCGCGGATGTATAGCAGACAGCACCCGGCTTCAGACTGTCTGCTGTAGGCTGAACTCGACTCGCCCAGGCCATTGCCATCCCTGGGCCCGGTCATGTCGCTAGCTGCCACTATGCAGGGAGAACGTTAACTATGGGCTCCCTCAGCCGCAATCGCATCACCAAGGCCATCCGGCAAGGTACCAAGCAGGCCCTGACGGCCCAGGGCATTAAGGCCAGTACCCGGCGCGGCAATAAGGAGTTGAGCTTCGTGGTAGATGCCTTGGGCCAGGCCCCCTTCATTAGCCTGGCCGACGCCCATGCCGTCGGCACCGCCCTAGGGGAAAAAATCGCGGCCCTCTCCCAGAAAATGGGACGCCAGCATCTGGACCAAGGGGTGATTCGACGGCTGTGGATTCAGAAAGACTTACCCCCAGTGCCGACAGAACC
This portion of the Halomicronema hongdechloris C2206 genome encodes:
- a CDS encoding tetratricopeptide repeat protein, encoding MRIWMAFLVSLPLLACSVPASLGQTNENLAEDLFEQGQAAFRGGEPDSAIALYTEAIGADPNYAAAYVGRGGVYAVLKDYEAAIADFDQAIELDPELASAYGSRGVARYRSGDPEGIRDLWQAARLFRDQDRMEDYFKTLVIIRRLDP